A region of the Cucurbita pepo subsp. pepo cultivar mu-cu-16 chromosome LG14, ASM280686v2, whole genome shotgun sequence genome:
CCATCCAGTTTCCTGAAATTCGATTAAAAGTAAGACAATGGTGCAGCTTTCCGAGATAAGGTAAAActaatttgtttaaaagaCAATATCAACGATTCAATGCACATAAGTAGTTATTTTCATAAACTAGTGCTATACTGTATGGAATTATATtgtctatttttaattatgttttgtttattgAATATTGTGTTCAAAGAGCAACCTGCTTaggaaaatttcaaagttggaATCTCAGATGATTGTTTCATTtgtgaacaaaacatttttaaccCTCCTTCTGAAGAGGCCTTAGTTCCTCACCTTCACAGCACAACCTGTCTCTTCCAGGCTTGAAAGAAATCCATGGGTCAGAAATGGATTATATTTTTCAGGGCCAGTACTATCCAGGGCACAAGCATCCCAGCCACTGGCTGAAACCTCTGAAATAGACGAAACAACTGAAAGAGACAACTTTGTAGGTTTTGAATGGGAAACTGAGCCTCCCTGAATAAGGAACAACTAAGTGATAACaaacaaataactaaataatcgattataaattacaagtaaacttcaaaatcaaGTAGTATACCTCTGGGCCTGTCCCTGTCAAAGTAAAATCTCCCAATgaataatcaaattcttttggTACTGTCGACTTTTTAGCGCCCCAAAAAAGCCCAGTAATTCTAGTTGCTTGAGCTGAATGGCTAACCAAGTGTCTggacttcaattttttctgCAAATATACAGTAGTTGAGgtttatctatttatatacTACAAAAACCCATTCATAAGAGTTGCATTGAGCATCATATCCTTAATCTGTTTGAAGTTAAAACGCTACAGATTGGAAAAAGTTCTTTACAGACAAACAAGATGGATAAAATTACAGGACATGCCACCGGAAGTATTCTGAAAACTGATAAAGCAACACAAGGAGCCAGAAGGGGTAGTAGATCATGCTCTCAAACTTGTTTTGTGCATTTTTCAGCCATACATTGAGCAAGGCATTTCTTGTATCGCACCAAACCAGGTTAACAAGCAACATTTTCAGAGTTGGAAGCATCATTGCTAAACGTTATCCCTTAGTTTTCCCCAGACATGAagcaaaacattttaaaacacacaAAGGCATAGCAAggatttaaaacataataattttgatatccATGTGGAGATTTCactattacaaatatataGACAGATAGTCTTGTAAACTAAAAAAGTTCTAAACATTACTTCCAATTAATGGTTaagttcttttcattttctaagtTATGGAACTTATTAATAGtatttatattcataatgATAACTAATTGATGATACTTTTCTACGTTTCGtgaatatttataagatatcAATCGATCCTTACTATCAATGTCAAACCGACATTTAGTTTAATCCTTTGACACGAGATTTGGAGTCCAAATAATTCAATGGGTGTTTTTAAGGAACACCCGACTAGCAACAAAATGTATGATTAGAACAATGGCAGCATTAAACGCATGTATAAACgatttaatatatcaaaattcATCGAGCTCAAAcctttttaagtttaatatgATCTTAACAGAGTATCAAAGTCAGAATTCATGTTGGAATTTCAAATCCATAATGTCATTCCCTCCAAAAAGTAATGTTGATAGTCACTTAgtgaattttgtattaatttccATGTCCACCAACGAGAGTAGCATTGATAACATGTCTAAAAATTTCCCTCCTCAATTAATAGAGATCATGCAATAACTTTCGAGCCTACCAATGAGAGGAGTATCATATTAAGAATGTGTATAAAGAATTAACTAGACCATGCCAAAAATTTCTCGAGTCTAATGGCAAAATCAAGGCTTCCCAAACTGAAGAACAAATCTACATAACTATGCGAAGGATTCCTTTTAGTAACCTGAATCCATAACCAGAAATGCTTCCTGGAATTCAGAAACTCTGACGATAAAAGCTTAACTAATCATCCACAGTAACATAAAACGATCCCTAACGATAAAAGCTTAAGTAATCAACCACAAGAACATCAAAATCAGAAGCGAGGACGAActacgaaaagaaaaagaactcaCAGAGGGGAAGTAACCAAGAAAGGAGGAAGAGTTGCAGTAGCTCACTGCAACTGCCATGGCCGCGAATTTGAATGGCTGCGGTCCGTATTCCTCCACAGACCACACTTCCACTAAGAGCTCGTAAATAATTCCCCAAACTGAATAAATAACTATCGGGAATTCGCCTGACGTGGCAAACTAGAAGcccagtttttttttttctttttctttttttttttttctttttttggtccaaaagaaaataaataaacaattaaattcttttgaaaattaaaaactaaatatatttatttcctaaaacaaaaacaaaaaattaaaattatatttagattataaatgaaaatttacatttatatGGTTATAATGTTATTAGGGTttgagttttaaatttaaaaatgcatttaaacttcgaataaatatatttattatatttgataaaaaaaacataatacaCACAAATAACACACCgccaaatatattaaatataataatatatttaacgaGCCAAATATGACTCGTCTACTAAACTCTCTAGCAGCCTGAAATGGCACACGGCTCGATGGTCAGGAATACTCATTGTTCACAACTTAGCACACAATGCATCGGTCAAGGTTTCGCATAGCACAGATGATCAAGAATACTCATTGTTCACAACTTAGTATGTAACGCATCAGTCAAGGTTTCGCATAGCACACAACCTGATGGTTAGGCATACTCATCGTCCACAACTTAGCATACAATGCGTCGATCAAAGTTCGGCATAGCACATAGCCCGATGGTCTGGAATACTCATTGTTCACAACTTTTCGCACAACGCGTCGGTCAATGTTCTGCAAGAATTAGTAAACTAATGTTACTCATACACAACTCATAAGCATAAACTAGGGTTgtataagatatatatttgaCTCGAAATTCATAACATGTTCACAACTCATGCATACActcataaatatcataaattaaatcGTGTCATCACATcataatacatatatatatatatatatatatatatatatatatatatatatatatagaggttAATCTCTTTATCGAGAAAGTTAAAAGGAGTTGAACGGGAAGAACCAAAGGTGGACACGTGGTAGCACACGTTCACTCGACAATTTTCTCGACCAACCGTAGTCTCACACGTGCCTGAAATCGTCTTCAACCTCATTCTCCTCCTATTTTCTAGatcttttccaaaattttagcCCGCATCACCACGAATCTAATGAGCTTAATTTCAACCTCTATTAATGACCATACatcaaattattcaaatttcatacCCTATGCATTCAATCaacttaatttcaaaaataactatgaactttcaaaagtaacattaatattttttaattttaattttatagttcgttttcttgaaattaaagagaaatgtaacttctttttttcttttcttttcttttttttttttttttttaattttattttcttccgaTCTCTCTCGTCGATTTATGGACAAAGGATGGGGTCTNtttttaatttttcaataaatttaaaaaggatattaataaaaaaaaatttaaattgaaagataattaaataaagtattaaattttaaaacatatattgaaaaagctcattctaaaatttctaatgTGAAAACtgcaaatttttatttttattttatttttattttttattattattttttttttatgatttcaatCTTGCAAGTTTCTTTcagtgatatgaaccaagataTCTCCATCGTGTAATATGGACTTCaagaaagatatgaaaaaaaatgttattcaGATTACCACGAGATAAACTCAAGTTGCAATTCATGCTATATTAGAGAAGAAACGAGCTTAATTTATTCTTGGATGATTACAAAATTTGGACGGATGATAATCTAGAGTTATGGTATTtcatcaatatattttaagactttttgtttacttttaaAGATACATTTACATAGTGTTAATTATGGTGTATAAATGTTATAACTCTTGAAAATGTTAGGAGTTCCATTTTGATGCTATATAAAACCATGTATGCTGTCTATGTAATGTATACTTGAgaatgtagtaaaaaaaaaaagtgctttCTTTTAGccgtttctttgcaattctatgtagtttaggttgcgtgtttagaatcattcaatcTTGACTTGACCGATCATGTTTGTGatgtgattcaaatctcaaacaagtgttcttgtcttgataTATTcgattaacaaaataatttgaatcttactTTTTCTCAGGGTGATTTCTTATTGTTTTGAGGTTCTtagatttatttagatttaaagaTCTTATATTTCAACAACGTTGTTAGATCAAATTCTCGAGAGTTGcaacatttgaaatgaaatcaaatggATTTGGAGGTTTTAGCATTGGTAAACTAGGAGTTTGCATCTCCACAATGTTTACGAGGGTTCTTAAATTCAACTCACTGGGTAACCATATCACTCTCTCTTGGATTAAAGATTTGAATCATGTTTAAAGATCTTCCTTCTCGTACCTAatgattttcttgtttaaaGACAATCTCGTAGCCTTATGCTATGCGTACACGACTAGTTAGCTAACCGACTTATTCACCGTATCCTTTTCTCAATCTAGCTAGATAATCTCCTTCACAAAAAGCTCGGGCTCGTGTTCACCGTGCCGAGTTTGAGGGAGATTTGTTAAGTAGTAATTGTTTTGCTAGCTTGGTTAAGAAAACTCTTTATCTAGCATGTGCAAGATCACCTCTCCCCAGTTTCTTTCCTGGTCATCTATCCCAGTTCTTCAGATTTGTGCTAAAgtaccattttaatttatgaacttggatgcctttaatttatttagtcaTGATGTCCATGAACCATTCTCCTCCATGAACATCGTTTAACAAAATAATGGCTTGACATGCCCTTGTTCGACAAACATTAGTTGATTTGACACAACGTAACATATAGtgtgaggtctcacatcggttgaagaggggaacaaagcattccttatattgatgagtgtggaaacatcttcctagcagacacgttttaaaatcttgaggagaagaagccaaaagagtacaatatttgctagtgatgAGTTTAGGCTActacaaatggtaccagagccagacaccgggtggtgtgccaacaagaatgCTGGACCCTAAGggggtaaattgtgagatcccacgttggttggagaggaggacGGAACATTCCTtgtatgggtgtggaaacttctccctagtagacacatttttaaaccttgagggaaagctcaaaagggaaagtaccaagaagacaatatctggaCCGACTTGGACTATTGGACTATTACATATAGAtagcagaaagaaaaaaaaaaagtggataaATTTAACAGTTTTCACGAGAAATAGGATATATTACCCATAGTTAATTCTCAAGAGCATCAACCAAAACAGGGGAAGATTAAATAATGATGGAATGAGCTGATACTGAGACGTAAAGATACAAATAAATGTGGGGGAAGAAACCCAGTAAATAGTTCCTGTTTATGCAGGTGTGTTTTGTGTAACTCATATCAAAGATTTTTATCCTATAACGCTTCAAAATTGCAAACAGAATGGTATGAACACTGGAAAAAAAAGAGCAAATTTATCCCCATAAAATAAGAACTcaacagaaggaaaagaaataaggaAGGAACCTTGGCCGTTCTACTTGTGGGGGTTGAGATGTGGGTAAAGTCCCAAAACATGCTCCGGCATGAAGTCGTGCCGTGTAAGAATTCCAGCAATGGGAGGCCTCtgcaaaataatataatcaatGTTATGTCAATTATTGAATTCGCCCAACCTGATAGTACCCAATTTTTGGAATTTCTAGTGCCACAGTCACTGTATGGGTAAGTCGCCGATCCCTAAAACGGACTATGGAACAAGCATATGTCTCATGCTTGTTTGAGTAATAGCAATGAGTTTCCTCAATATCATTCCATAAGAAGATGTCATTTGCTtgatgagaaataaaaaagaataccAAAAATTCGAGTGGCTGAAGCTGAAGTAGTTACTTTCGAAGtaacataaagaaaaacaacgaTTGGAGTGGCAAAGTCAGAGTCGAAAAGAGAATTCCTCACTTCTTTCCCTCATTCCACATCGTGTGTAAGAATTTCATCTCACGCGACTCCTACgctaaatgataaaaaaaaaaaaaaagaactagTATGCATAAGACCAAGTCCACTAGATTTCTAAGAATTACTAGTTGTTTAACTTTTCAAGGAATCCATCATCAACGCTGGTAAATGACTGATTTTTCTCTATGTCAAAGATTGAAAAATAGAACTATCCAATTTGATTCGTTCTAAATAGTGATGTGATGATCATCTGAGAAcattcaagaaaataaacataGGCTAAGTGTTGCAGATTGACAAGAGTGTAAGGAAGTGTCTTACCCCAGGTGTCTTCGGAACGACCAATAAGTGCCTCAAGCCGAGTGCGTGAAAGAGAATAGCCGCTTTAGCTAGGGACATTGATTCAACCACTGTGTAGGGCGATGTGTTTGTAACGGGATGAAGATCAACAAACATTTCCATCTCCTCCTCATTgaagttcaaatcttcaaGTTTCACCCCTTTGCCAGAACCTGCTTTTGCAAAATCATGTGCTTTGAAGTGCCTCAAAATTTCTGATCTAATCGACACCTTTTTCTTAGtgaactttttttctttaagcaAAACAAGCAAATGAGACCTCAGAACAAGCCCACAAAGCTCTGAACTATCTGAGGAAGGCAGTTCATCAATTACAGGAAACCCATTGTGGTTCGTCGTTTTCAAAGCGTGGATAATGTTATCGACCTTTTCGATCCCAGAAAACGTAATTAAAGGACCAGAAGCCACACCACCAGCGACCAATTGTCTCATAAATGGTTCCGCATGGGCTTCCATAAAAGGCAGTCCCTTCATCTTCACAATCTGATCATAGACacctttattaaaaatatctgCCACTGACTTTGAAATCAGAAGAACCAACATTAGTAATGGGAGCATCAAAAGGTTATTGGTAAGCTCCAGGAGTATGACACAAAGAGAAACAGTCATTCTCATAGTGCCACCAAGGAAGGATGCAGCACCGAGAAGGGCATAGAGGCTGACATCAAGAGTAGCAACTGAACCAAATAATCTCCCTATAATGCGACCATAAGAGGCCCCTGCCAGAATCACAGGAATAAAGAGCCCTGAAGGCACGGCAATGCCATAAGTAATAATGCCAAGACAATAGATAGCAccaaagaatataaaaagtgAGGACAACTGAAAATGCTTGTCACTAGCAGATGTGAGCAGGCTCCGGATGGCATCATCATTggtattgaaaaataaagaagcaAGATCATTATAATGGCCAGGTGGGCATTGGAAGTTCTTGTAGTTTCCCGAGCGACCAACGGTAGGGCATTGATCGTCCAAGTCAGATGGGCAAGGTAAACATTGTGAGAACCAAGGAAGACCAAAGGAGACACAGGTTGTCAATATGGAAACGCCAACAACAAGAATGAGCTTCGATCCGGGACCTCTCCTGTAATTTAGTATCAACTGTCACTATAGTGAAACTGTACAATAACAGGACTGTATATGgtgtaaaagaaaagatgaatCTCTGGAGCATACTCATTTATGATGCTGTAGGTGCGAAGAACCTTATCAACGAGGTAGTTGTAAAGGCTTCCAAGCACACCTCCAATGACTCCAAGTAAAATAATTGCAATAAGATCTGGGGTGCCATAAGCGGAGTTTTCGGTGTGGATTTCGAACATGATGAGACCTCCTTCACCAAATAACCCACATTTTCCCCCTCGACAAAATTCCATGAAACCCCTCAAGACAACAGCTACTACAGCAGTAGTGAAAAAGGTCCTCCAGAGAAGAGCACTCCTCCACCTAACAATTTGGACAACATAGATTGTTTACAATCATGAGAGAAATGAAAACCTCAAAAGCTGTTCCTAGTAGATATGATACAGAGTGAAATTTGAACCTCTAAATATCTTAAACGCACCTCATTGTTTACGAAAAAAAGTAAGTGCATTCGTTTGGATgcaaaagaaattcaacacattcaataaaattaaaatatcagaAGCCATAAAGGAAAATCCCAGCTTAACATTTCCACAATCACAGCATCTAAAAGTTTTTCGTTCACGCCCCCCAGATGTTGACTAAAAACTAAGCTGccaaaaatgaatattttggtgctgtagagagagagagaaagagagagagaccaTGAAGCTGCTTCTTCAAGTGCAAAGAGAACGCCACCAACTGGAGCCCGAAAGGCAGCTGCTACACCAGCTCCTGCACCACAAGTGATCAAATCCCGCCTGTCCCTATCATTTTTGAAGTATCTGAGCCACTTCCAAGTCAAGCGGTATTTGCGAGAGCCTCCCTGTCCCAGTAATGAAGCAATGCATGCACCAGTATGAACCATGGGTCCTTCCTTACCCACAACAAATCCACCGGCAACAGCAAATATAGAACCAAAAATCTGCCAAGTTAATCCGCATCATAATGGTTAGCAGCTCCGGATTTAAGATGATCTCACATTCCAATGGACCATAAACACAATAGAGGTCTTGAACTGCTTACCTATAAATCATGTTTATTTATCTACCTACTGATATTTTGTCCTAACAAACCTCTCAGTATTGAAGTTTTTTTCGTATAACTATcttcataaaaataatcatcAAACTTCCCTTCTGAAGCGTTTGAGAATCGGATAAGACAACTTCTAGAAAGCAGAACTAATATTTGAACCATTTCTGCTTTAGTACCCAAATATCTAAAATGCAGacaaaattcttcattttcttctacctGTTTCTGCTGTAAATGAGCCCTTGTCAAAATAAGGACTCGAACTGTGAAAAGCTCACTTGACCCATGACCAAGCCCTTTTTGAATCATTTGGTTGTTGGAATGAAATAAGAACCACTCAGAATGCTCACTGGGACTTCTAAGAAGCTTTGAGGTGCAATTGTGCTAGCACATCTTTCTAGGATGGAGTAaattttttacccttttagTGTACCCTTCATACACTATATTTTCAATGAAATGATTGTCTCAtgttaaagaaaaaggggatattaaagtttaattgTTCACCCGCTTAGTATATGTGTGCATTATCGATGTACGCGATTTCCTTAAGAAAACAATGCACATTTCAACTCACAATTAAATGACCTATTTTTCATTAGCATTggctcaaaaaaaaaaagattcaaaatgaTGGTGACTTTTACTACGATGGTCAAGACCATAAGTAACTACTCATGTGTAAATGgttaaagaaagagaaagcgGATTGATGCTACAAGGCATACCTTCACAAATAAGGTACTTGGAGCCAATATAGAATAAGCATCGATACCGTTAAGGTATGCTTTCACTTCAGGAATACCAGAACCTGCAGCAGCAGGAGCAATATAGGCACAGAGGgttgcagcagcagcagctaaGACAATATTGGAACCAACGTATACTGCGAAGGCCTGATAGTACCTGTAAAGAAGCTAATGATCATCTCATAGCTGGTTTAACATATAAGATGCATATGAATGACATATAAACTATTAGAAACCACGACTTTCTatagtggtatgatattatccactttgagtataagctatAAACCCATGATATTGTCGACTATctaaaaggtctcgtaccaatggagatagtatttcttacttattaACCCATAattttcctcttaattagcccgTGTACGACTACTCCTTTCAACATAAACTTCAGACTGGTACACAGAAAAAGAGATGCAGCAAGAAAAATCATAGAACCCATATGAACAATTTTGCAGTTGGTAAGATTTCGAGATCATTCAGAACAATTGCAATATAAAAGAATCATACCGAGTATCCATTATCATGAATAGACTTGAACAAAGCCTAGTAAAGTTCATAATGCTATGTGAATTGAATACTTCTTAAACTTCCTGTCACTCAAAGCTTACTTTTCCTTAAGCATCAGATTATTCGTCAGCAGAAGTTTGTGACCAGCAATATTCTCAACAGCTATGTTGTTGAAGAAGCCAACGACCCCGGTAATTAGACCAATGAAAAGGCACAGCGTCCATTTGAGGATGACATACTGAAATATCTCGACCTTTCTTCTTGACCTCCAATCCTGCTTGAAAAGATCATTCTCAATAATCCTGTTacaatttaaaagaaagtGAGGATTGAATGCAGAATCAATCAAGCGCCCtgtttaaattcatattttcaatCCTAAAAGAACAGTAGAAAACACAAACACCACGGAAACTATTACGCTCAACCCAATGCAAGTAAccaaaaaaccaacaaaaatcaCATACTCGTAGTCCAAGCTCTCAATAGGACAGACATTAGAACCAACAATGGCGAGTTGCGAGGTAGTACTGATCCTCGCAGTACTGGCACGCAAGAGCGGCTCCCCTAGCGTGAGCGATACAGAATCTCTATCCTCTGTAAACGGCGATTCCGCCAAGCTCTCAGACCCCTCACTTTCGCGGCCGTTCTCGCATCTCTCATCCATCCGCTCTGAGCTCTGTCCAAGAAGCTTTATAGACACTGAAAAAGAAGTTCAAACAAGCAATGGAACCGGATTAGGTCCAATGGATGAGcctaaaaatggaagaaggtGGCCTGGAGAGAAGAAGGATTTGCAGAATCAGTGATCCatgatgagagagagaaagaagaagaagtttgTGGCGTGAGGATTAGTGCACATAAAGTTTGACGCGCATGATCCCCCCGATGTCTTCAAAAGTCGGTTCAAATCATCAATCAATGAAATCTCTACAGCTAAACGAcactcttctctttttcttggtTAAATCTATGGATGATTTCTCCTTCACAGCTTGAACTTCGAAGTCCAAAATCATgcaatttctttcaaaatggAGGAAAAACAGGTCCAGTTCTGGAAGAGGAGCTACAATGGCGAAGATCAATGAAGGGAAAACGATGAGGAACATGAAAGATTGGAGAAGAAATTCCAAATAAGTCATTCAAGTCATTAAAAAAGCATACAAGCAAATCAAGCCACTAAATTAACCGCCTAATTATCTTTTTCgttaattcaattataattattttaattttacaattaaGTCCTTTAATATATATCCAAATATacccaatttttaaaattactaattAGAAAATTGTTGATATTAtcctgaatttttttaaattttataaaaatttaaaactaaattattagagagaaaaaaaaaagtcattttaacATAGAGCtcagtaaatattgtctgttttttaCGGTTACATAcggtcgtcagtctcacaatcttaaaatgcgtctactattTAGAGGTTTCCAAACACGTTTACCATTTTATATTGCGAGATCTTACCTTATTTGGACAgatgaacgaaacattctttagaagggtgttaaaacctctctctagtagacatattttaaaatcatgaggctggttacgatacgtaacaaactaaaacggacaatatctactaacggtgagcttaggttgttacagtTACCATCTTGATTTAAGAACACAAAAGATTACGTATTGTTTGatgaccattttttttttttaagcaacCCGTGTGGTTTATGTGGGTTGAATCGAACTcactcaaaattattattaattttaaaatatatatttttacgtACCccattaattatatatatatatatatatatatatatattatttaataaaaaaaattataatttattgttcgacaaatctttaaaatattttttaattatttagaaggtaatttttaaaaaaaataactataaacaataatttgaataatttgaataaatgatgGAAGTAATCCAAATCAGTTgggtttattatttttgttgaaaattttataactcGGACAGTTAGATTCAGTCTAGAAATTGTCTCAACTCGACCAAACTCTATCGTATTGAGAACTGAAAGTTTGTCATTTTCGATCTTGACCATTTGATCCGAACTTTTGATGTACTAAAGCCACGAAAGGTTAGATACAAAAGGTCGGTCCTTTTCTCACCTAATCCACGAACTTCAATAATTAACAAGTTAACGTCAACAATTTCAACATCAATAATTCACGagtaatttttgaaatttccccACCCATTAAATAGACATTGAATTGTATTAACCAAAGCCATTGAATTTCGaacaaattcattaattaaaagcaaaaacaaCCTCGTCTTTAATGTCGTGGACTATTTAGTGGGACCCACGCTTTATCCACATGTTTCGCACGTGAGCCAGCTAAAATTTCcacaatttagttttttttttttttttttttttttttttttttttttttttttttNtacaaatttgaaatttcaaccTCCCTtcaaaaagtaatatttttttgaacgattgaactatatttatgttgatgataatTATAGTccaaactaattaaattttaatatacggttgtaaacaaaataattagaaataaaaactaattaatattgaatgtcattaatatgaatttaattttaaaaaagaataatatgaggtagataatattaattaaaataataagtgacatgtatttaatttaaattattattattttatataattatagaaaGTTGAATTGAGTCGGAGAAAAACCTATTTTATGAACTATAAATtcaacaataatattaaattaaatgtcggaaaaagtattttgaactattttgaaataaataaaatttatgggaCTTACCTAATAAGTTATCGTTGAAATAAATTGTGCTATCAGAAACGAATCTAacatatcaattttattttgaaatttctttccacgagttttcttcatttttgaaGTAATGTTATTCATAACTTTTATAATCTCGCTAATCATAGGTATAAACGACAAATGTTACCACTTGTAGCAAGTTCGGGTctgaagatttgatttttaaatacGTAATTTTGATCATATCAAattacttatatatataattttgacgCCTACCACTAAACTAATAACGTGAGaactaataaattaaacatcAAAGCAAATACCTCAGCTTCGTTTCCATGGTCCCCCGAACGAAGTCAATCATCCGTACAAAAGTGTCTTTGTCTTGCGtttacctaaaaaaacatAGGACGTGActtgcatatttaaaaatactgaGCAAGTAACCTCAATTATTGGATcgtaaaatacaaataaatgcAATCATGTTCAAACCTATCCTTTCATTATCATTCATGGGTTTGGTCTCACTTTTCAGTCGAGACTTGTATGTGCATTACTTttctacacacgacccacgcATGCGCACATGGACATGTATACGTATCTTTGGACCTGGCCTTCAACTAGCGTACACTCACACTGTTGGAAAACTCTTGGATGAAAAAGAGCATGCATAACATTATGATATACACAATATCGTAGCGTATGCACCTGTACTCATCGGAAGGGAGAAGTATCCTAATAAGTCTTGGATGAAAAAGAGCATGCATAATATCATGGCATACACAATATCGTAGCGTACGCATACGCATACTCATCGTAAGGGAGAAGTATCCTAATGCACGtgacacacaaaatgcatgagctCCCTACATCTTTAGATCATAGCGTATACGTAAGATACGTGTCATACCTCCGTTCTTTCATAAAGG
Encoded here:
- the LOC111810319 gene encoding chloride channel protein CLC-c-like isoform X1 gives rise to the protein MDERCENGRESEGSESLAESPFTEDRDSVSLTLGEPLLRASTARISTTSQLAIVGSNVCPIESLDYEIIENDLFKQDWRSRRKVEIFQYVILKWTLCLFIGLITGVVGFFNNIAVENIAGHKLLLTNNLMLKEKYYQAFAVYVGSNIVLAAAAATLCAYIAPAAAGSGIPEVKAYLNGIDAYSILAPSTLFVKIFGSIFAVAGGFVVGKEGPMVHTGACIASLLGQGGSRKYRLTWKWLRYFKNDRDRRDLITCGAGAGVAAAFRAPVGGVLFALEEAASWWRSALLWRTFFTTAVVAVVLRGFMEFCRGGKCGLFGEGGLIMFEIHTENSAYGTPDLIAIILLGVIGGVLGSLYNYLVDKVLRTYSIINERGPGSKLILVVGVSILTTCVSFGLPWFSQCLPCPSDLDDQCPTVGRSGNYKNFQCPPGHYNDLASLFFNTNDDAIRSLLTSASDKHFQLSSLFIFFGAIYCLGIITYGIAVPSGLFIPVILAGASYGRIIGRLFGSVATLDVSLYALLGAASFLGGTMRMTVSLCVILLELTNNLLMLPLLMLVLLISKSVADIFNKGVYDQIVKMKGLPFMEAHAEPFMRQLVAGGVASGPLITFSGIEKVDNIIHALKTTNHNGFPVIDELPSSDSSELCGLVLRSHLLVLLKEKKFTKKKVSIRSEILRHFKAHDFAKAGSGKGVKLEDLNFNEEEMEMFVDLHPVTNTSPYTVVESMSLAKAAILFHALGLRHLLVVPKTPGRPPIAGILTRHDFMPEHVLGLYPHLNPHK
- the LOC111810319 gene encoding chloride channel protein CLC-c-like isoform X2, with translation MLKEKYYQAFAVYVGSNIVLAAAAATLCAYIAPAAAGSGIPEVKAYLNGIDAYSILAPSTLFVKIFGSIFAVAGGFVVGKEGPMVHTGACIASLLGQGGSRKYRLTWKWLRYFKNDRDRRDLITCGAGAGVAAAFRAPVGGVLFALEEAASWWRSALLWRTFFTTAVVAVVLRGFMEFCRGGKCGLFGEGGLIMFEIHTENSAYGTPDLIAIILLGVIGGVLGSLYNYLVDKVLRTYSIINERGPGSKLILVVGVSILTTCVSFGLPWFSQCLPCPSDLDDQCPTVGRSGNYKNFQCPPGHYNDLASLFFNTNDDAIRSLLTSASDKHFQLSSLFIFFGAIYCLGIITYGIAVPSGLFIPVILAGASYGRIIGRLFGSVATLDVSLYALLGAASFLGGTMRMTVSLCVILLELTNNLLMLPLLMLVLLISKSVADIFNKGVYDQIVKMKGLPFMEAHAEPFMRQLVAGGVASGPLITFSGIEKVDNIIHALKTTNHNGFPVIDELPSSDSSELCGLVLRSHLLVLLKEKKFTKKKVSIRSEILRHFKAHDFAKAGSGKGVKLEDLNFNEEEMEMFVDLHPVTNTSPYTVVESMSLAKAAILFHALGLRHLLVVPKTPGRPPIAGILTRHDFMPEHVLGLYPHLNPHK